One window of the Polyangiaceae bacterium genome contains the following:
- a CDS encoding SDR family NAD(P)-dependent oxidoreductase, whose translation MAKVFITGSADGLGFMAGELLISEGHAVVLHARSRARAGDVRQELPGAEAVVVGNVSTLAAMRDVAAQVNRLGPFDAVIHNVAVGYREPRRVETVDGFSELWAVNVLAPYVLTALIERPQRLIYLSSGMHFGGDVSLSDLQWKKRRWNGSQAYADSKLHDTLLALGFARRWPDVHSNAVSPGWVRTKMGGPSAPDDLDQGHRTQAWLAVGEDAKLSGGYYYHLAPGDLLPAAEDPALQDRLLELCQEASGIELA comes from the coding sequence ATGGCGAAGGTCTTCATCACCGGATCGGCTGACGGACTCGGCTTCATGGCGGGAGAGCTGCTCATAAGCGAGGGTCACGCGGTGGTGCTTCACGCGCGCAGTCGCGCTCGGGCTGGCGATGTGCGTCAGGAGCTACCAGGCGCCGAAGCCGTGGTCGTTGGCAACGTATCGACCCTCGCGGCCATGCGCGACGTGGCTGCCCAGGTGAACCGCCTCGGGCCATTCGACGCGGTCATTCATAACGTCGCGGTCGGTTACCGCGAGCCTCGCCGTGTGGAAACGGTCGACGGCTTTTCGGAGCTGTGGGCCGTCAATGTACTCGCTCCTTACGTGCTCACCGCATTGATCGAGCGACCGCAGCGCCTGATCTACTTGAGTTCCGGGATGCACTTCGGCGGCGACGTCAGCCTGAGCGATCTCCAATGGAAGAAGCGTCGCTGGAACGGTAGCCAGGCCTACGCCGACTCGAAACTGCACGACACCTTGCTGGCCCTTGGCTTCGCGCGGCGCTGGCCGGACGTGCACTCGAACGCGGTGTCTCCAGGTTGGGTGCGCACGAAGATGGGCGGCCCGAGCGCCCCGGATGATCTCGACCAAGGGCATCGAACTCAAGCGTGGCTCGCCGTTGGCGAGGACGCGAAGCTGAGCGGCGGCTACTACTACCACCTTGCTCCGGGTGACTTGCTCCCGGCAGCCGAAGACCCCGCCCTTCAAGACCGCTTGCTCGAGCTGTGTCAGGAAGCGTCGGGTATCGAGTTGGCGTGA
- a CDS encoding glycoside hydrolase family 16 protein, translating into MRIYLRAAVCLCSLALAACDSGGSTSGGTGASGGTAGKSGVGGTGAQGGSGAEGGSGAEGGIGAGGAGAVGGIGAGGTGGTTTGGTSATGGSAQAGGAGGSGGSAGATSPPDFEEQFDTADPWTARAQSDGRAQSGVDASAAEDGKLLELLVPGHPEFDTGDRVGPSFASEVASPNPLGYGVYRTRVELGRCAAGEEAVNGIFTYAYGGDLNQNGITDNREIDIEILCGQPNWIWLSAWTDYESDSNFLRTSRVVNTATGEYHESVARDAYGIGPALGTLPGAKQPAFPEAGRFYEMGFDWQPTTLTFFVRFADQDVELWRLQGAEFVPQAPAPMLFNLWHASSHWATGGAADYPAQDSLMRVDWFRFWAH; encoded by the coding sequence ATGCGCATCTACCTCCGAGCCGCCGTCTGCCTGTGCTCTCTGGCTCTTGCAGCTTGTGACTCCGGGGGCTCCACCTCCGGCGGGACTGGCGCTTCGGGTGGTACCGCAGGGAAAAGCGGCGTTGGAGGCACCGGAGCTCAAGGTGGCAGCGGCGCTGAAGGTGGTAGCGGCGCTGAAGGTGGCATCGGCGCTGGCGGCGCGGGGGCAGTCGGTGGCATTGGCGCAGGCGGAACTGGAGGCACAACGACTGGCGGTACTAGCGCGACGGGTGGCAGCGCCCAAGCGGGCGGAGCAGGCGGAAGCGGCGGCAGTGCAGGCGCTACCTCACCCCCTGATTTCGAGGAGCAGTTCGACACCGCGGATCCGTGGACGGCGCGAGCGCAAAGCGACGGGCGCGCTCAGAGCGGCGTGGATGCCAGCGCTGCGGAAGATGGCAAGCTACTGGAGCTGTTGGTGCCTGGGCACCCGGAGTTCGATACGGGGGATCGCGTCGGACCGTCCTTTGCGAGCGAGGTGGCATCGCCGAATCCGCTCGGATACGGTGTCTATCGCACCCGCGTCGAGCTTGGGCGTTGCGCCGCCGGCGAGGAAGCCGTCAACGGCATCTTTACCTATGCCTATGGTGGAGACCTGAACCAAAACGGCATCACGGACAACCGCGAGATCGACATCGAAATCCTCTGCGGTCAGCCCAACTGGATCTGGCTCTCTGCCTGGACGGACTACGAGAGTGACAGTAACTTCCTTCGCACGTCTCGCGTCGTGAACACCGCGACCGGTGAGTACCACGAGAGCGTCGCCCGCGATGCCTATGGCATCGGGCCAGCGCTGGGCACGCTGCCTGGCGCGAAGCAGCCCGCGTTCCCTGAAGCCGGCAGGTTCTACGAAATGGGCTTCGACTGGCAGCCCACGACTCTGACGTTCTTCGTGCGTTTCGCGGATCAAGACGTGGAGCTCTGGAGGCTTCAAGGCGCCGAGTTCGTGCCTCAGGCACCGGCGCCGATGCTCTTCAACCTATGGCATGCAAGCAGCCACTGGGCTACCGGCGGTGCCGCCGACTACCCGGCTCAGGACAGCCTGATGCGGGTCGACTGGTTCCGTTTCTGGGCGCACTAG
- a CDS encoding YcxB family protein, which translates to MTSAEASEEALATEAAEPPRGTVSGKVELTRDDVLEALNAQPGSRFKTAVGLAVSAAAIMVVAQSAPQSSDRPWPVILLLLAAPLLALLGKRMVATRMFKGMPESQRKMDIQVDDLGIEVRSAGALTRLRWQQIVTTKETPRVFLVYTSTTAFLILPKRAFGTAGAPKVGGMLVKKSSNHGSAAKMWQPQLLLWALLGIAVAVIIMYIK; encoded by the coding sequence GTGACTAGCGCAGAGGCAAGCGAAGAAGCTCTCGCGACGGAGGCGGCGGAGCCACCCCGAGGCACAGTGAGTGGCAAAGTAGAGCTCACGCGAGACGACGTGCTCGAAGCCCTCAATGCGCAACCCGGCTCCCGCTTCAAGACCGCTGTAGGGCTAGCTGTATCCGCCGCTGCGATCATGGTGGTCGCGCAGTCCGCGCCCCAAAGCTCGGACCGCCCGTGGCCGGTGATTCTGCTCCTGCTCGCGGCGCCGCTCCTGGCGCTCCTCGGCAAGCGAATGGTCGCGACGCGGATGTTCAAAGGGATGCCGGAATCCCAACGCAAGATGGACATTCAGGTCGACGACCTCGGCATCGAAGTGCGGAGCGCTGGCGCGCTGACCCGTTTGCGGTGGCAGCAGATCGTCACGACGAAGGAGACACCTCGGGTCTTTCTCGTCTACACCAGCACGACCGCATTCTTGATTTTGCCCAAGCGCGCCTTCGGCACCGCGGGTGCACCGAAGGTCGGGGGCATGCTGGTGAAGAAGTCGAGCAACCACGGCAGCGCCGCAAAGATGTGGCAGCCTCAGCTCTTGCTCTGGGCGCTACTCGGCATCGCGGTGGCGGTCATCATCATGTACATCAAGTAG
- a CDS encoding peroxiredoxin — MSRLAYSTAIAALVLCACNEEKPTETPAKADTSAAADTSPGADNSGAPAATAPSAETVDGTLLEVGAAAPAIDATAHDGEKVSLEKLKGKPVIVYFYPKDDTPGCTIEAQQIRDSYEDLSKTGAVVLGVSSDSNTSHSEFAKKYSLPFKLLPDSDHAIAKAFGVSLRGGKAARVTFLIDKQGKIAKVFPKVNPDGHAKELLEALKALPEAAATP, encoded by the coding sequence ATGAGTCGCCTCGCCTACTCCACCGCCATAGCCGCCCTGGTCCTCTGCGCCTGCAACGAGGAGAAGCCGACGGAAACACCCGCGAAGGCGGACACCAGCGCCGCAGCTGACACCAGTCCGGGAGCTGACAACAGCGGCGCGCCGGCAGCGACCGCGCCGAGCGCCGAAACCGTAGACGGCACGCTCTTGGAGGTAGGCGCTGCCGCCCCAGCCATCGACGCGACGGCCCATGACGGCGAGAAAGTTTCCTTGGAGAAATTGAAGGGAAAGCCTGTGATCGTCTACTTCTACCCCAAGGACGATACGCCGGGCTGCACCATCGAGGCTCAACAGATTCGTGACAGCTACGAAGACCTGAGCAAGACGGGCGCGGTAGTATTGGGCGTTTCGAGCGACAGCAACACGTCGCACTCCGAGTTCGCGAAGAAGTATTCGCTGCCGTTCAAGCTGCTCCCCGACTCGGATCACGCGATCGCCAAGGCCTTTGGCGTCTCACTGCGCGGCGGTAAGGCGGCGCGGGTCACCTTCTTGATCGACAAACAAGGCAAAATCGCCAAGGTCTTCCCCAAGGTGAACCCGGACGGGCACGCGAAAGAGCTACTCGAAGCGCTCAAGGCGCTCCCCGAGGCGGCAGCGACACCGTGA